Proteins encoded by one window of Enterobacter hormaechei subsp. xiangfangensis:
- the serS gene encoding serine--tRNA ligase: MLDPNLLRNEPDAVAEKLARRGFKLDVDKLRALEERRKVLQVQTENLQAERNSRSKSIGQAKARGEDIEPLRLEVNKLGEELDQAKAELDVLQAEIRDIALAIPNIPDDSVPVGKDENDNVEVKRWGTPREFDFEVRDHVTLGEMHAGLDFAAAVKLTGSRFVVMKGQIAHLHRALAQFMLDLHTEQHGYSETYVPYLVNHDTLYGTGQLPKFAGDLFHTRPLDEEADSSNYALIPTAEVPLTNLVRDEIIDEDDLPIKLTAHSPCFRSEAGSYGRDTRGLIRMHQFDKVEMVQIVRPEESMDALEEMTGHAEKVLELLGLPYRRMALCTGDMGFGACKTFDLEVWVPAQNTYREISSCSNVWDFQARRMQARCRSKSDKKTRLVHTLNGSGLAVGRTLVAVLENYQQADGRIEIPEVLRPYMKGQQFIG; encoded by the coding sequence ATGCTCGATCCCAATCTGCTGCGTAATGAGCCAGACGCAGTCGCTGAAAAACTGGCACGCCGGGGCTTTAAGCTGGATGTAGATAAGCTGCGCGCTCTTGAAGAGCGTCGTAAAGTTTTGCAGGTACAAACTGAAAATCTGCAAGCAGAGCGTAATTCTCGATCGAAATCCATTGGCCAGGCGAAAGCGCGCGGGGAAGATATTGAGCCATTACGCCTGGAAGTGAACAAACTGGGTGAAGAGCTGGATCAGGCGAAAGCTGAACTGGACGTTCTTCAGGCTGAAATTCGCGATATTGCTCTGGCGATCCCGAACATTCCTGACGACAGCGTGCCTGTCGGCAAAGACGAAAACGACAACGTTGAAGTGAAACGCTGGGGTACGCCTCGCGAGTTTGACTTCGAAGTGCGCGATCACGTGACGCTGGGCGAAATGCACGCGGGCCTGGACTTTGCGGCAGCGGTTAAGCTGACCGGTTCTCGCTTCGTGGTAATGAAAGGGCAAATTGCTCACCTGCACCGCGCGCTGGCGCAGTTCATGCTGGATCTGCACACCGAGCAGCACGGCTACAGCGAAACCTACGTTCCGTATCTGGTTAACCACGATACGCTGTACGGTACAGGCCAGCTGCCGAAATTTGCCGGCGATCTGTTCCATACCCGTCCGCTGGACGAGGAAGCTGACAGCAGCAACTACGCGCTGATCCCAACTGCGGAAGTGCCGCTGACCAACCTCGTGCGTGATGAGATCATCGACGAAGACGATCTGCCAATCAAACTGACTGCGCACTCTCCATGTTTCCGTTCTGAAGCCGGTTCTTACGGTCGCGATACGCGCGGTCTGATCCGTATGCACCAGTTCGATAAAGTTGAGATGGTGCAGATCGTTCGTCCGGAAGAGTCTATGGACGCGCTGGAAGAGATGACCGGCCACGCGGAAAAAGTGCTGGAGCTGCTGGGTCTACCATACCGTCGTATGGCGCTGTGCACCGGCGACATGGGCTTCGGTGCCTGCAAAACCTTCGACCTTGAAGTCTGGGTGCCTGCGCAGAACACCTACCGTGAAATCTCCTCCTGCTCCAACGTCTGGGATTTCCAGGCGCGTCGTATGCAGGCGCGTTGCCGCAGCAAATCTGACAAGAAAACCCGTCTGGTTCATACCCTGAACGG
- the rarA gene encoding replication-associated recombination protein RarA, whose translation MSNLSLDFSDNAFQPLAARMRPENLAQYIGQQHLLAAGKPLPRAIEAGHLHSMILWGPPGTGKTTLAEVIARYANADVERISAVTSGVKEIREAIERARQNRNAGRRTILFVDEVHRFNKSQQDAFLPHIEDGTIFFIGATTENPSFELNSALLSRARVYLLKSLTTEDIVKVLTQAMEDKARGYGGQDIVLPDETRRAIAELVNGDARRALNTLEMMADMAEVDDAGKRVLKPELLTEIAGERSARFDNKGDRFYDLISALHKSVRGSAPDAALYWYARIITAGGDPLYVARRCLAIASEDVGNADPRAMQVAISAWDCFTRVGPAEGERAIAQAIVYLACAPKSNAVYTAFKAAMSDARERPDYDVPVHLRNAPTKLMKEMGYGQEYRYAHDEPNAYAAGEEYFPQEMAQTRYYHPTNRGLEGKIGEKLAWLAGQDQNSPIKRYR comes from the coding sequence GTGAGCAACCTGTCGCTCGATTTTTCAGATAATGCGTTTCAACCTCTGGCCGCCCGTATGCGGCCAGAAAATTTAGCGCAGTACATCGGCCAGCAACACCTGCTGGCTGCGGGGAAACCCTTGCCGCGCGCTATTGAGGCGGGGCATCTGCACTCCATGATCCTCTGGGGGCCACCCGGCACCGGCAAAACCACCCTCGCTGAAGTGATCGCCCGCTATGCTAACGCGGACGTTGAGCGCATCTCGGCGGTTACCTCCGGCGTGAAGGAGATCCGCGAGGCGATCGAGCGCGCACGGCAAAACCGTAATGCCGGGCGCCGCACCATTCTGTTTGTTGATGAAGTCCACCGTTTCAACAAGAGCCAGCAGGATGCGTTTCTGCCGCACATTGAAGACGGCACGATTTTCTTCATCGGCGCAACCACGGAAAACCCGTCGTTTGAACTCAACTCCGCGCTGCTTTCCCGCGCCCGCGTTTACCTGCTTAAATCCCTGACCACAGAGGATATCGTAAAGGTTCTGACCCAGGCGATGGAGGACAAAGCGCGGGGTTACGGCGGACAGGATATCGTTCTGCCGGACGAGACGCGTCGTGCGATCGCTGAACTGGTCAACGGCGATGCGCGTCGGGCACTGAATACGCTGGAAATGATGGCCGATATGGCCGAAGTGGACGATGCGGGCAAGCGCGTATTGAAGCCTGAACTGCTCACCGAAATTGCCGGTGAACGCAGTGCGCGCTTCGATAATAAAGGCGACCGTTTCTACGACCTTATCTCTGCGTTACATAAATCCGTGCGCGGCAGCGCGCCGGATGCGGCACTCTACTGGTATGCGCGTATCATTACCGCCGGTGGCGATCCGTTATATGTCGCGCGTCGCTGCCTGGCCATTGCGTCAGAAGATGTCGGTAATGCCGATCCACGCGCCATGCAGGTCGCTATTTCCGCCTGGGACTGCTTTACCCGCGTCGGACCCGCGGAAGGTGAGCGTGCCATTGCGCAGGCAATTGTCTATCTGGCCTGCGCGCCGAAAAGCAATGCAGTGTATACCGCCTTTAAAGCGGCGATGTCGGATGCACGTGAACGTCCGGATTACGACGTTCCGGTACACCTTCGCAATGCCCCTACAAAGCTGATGAAAGAAATGGGTTACGGGCAGGAGTATCGCTACGCCCATGATGAACCCAATGCCTACGCCGCCGGGGAGGAGTATTTCCCGCAGGAGATGGCACAAACCCGCTATTATCACCCTACAAACAGAGGTCTTGAGGGTAAGATTGGCGAAAAGCTCGCCTGGCTTGCCGGACAGGATCAAAATAGCCCTATAAAACGCTACCGTTAG